One window of Pseudochaenichthys georgianus chromosome 18, fPseGeo1.2, whole genome shotgun sequence genomic DNA carries:
- the LOC117464005 gene encoding C-type lectin lectoxin-Phi2-like yields the protein MCIFILTETGPQKYFVIDKPMKWLQAQSYCRTHHTDLISGITHINEFKNQHGSSDSWIGLFREIWRWSDGKNFPFRHWDTDKVILIKEKKTWDEALTYCREKHHDLVSITDRHQQRWVQERDKMADTEFVWLGMRYTCTLDLWFWVIDRLVCYHNWAKQEKTRQVHCDMAAVMERVGEWYKKADNEKFHFICAK from the exons ATGTGTATTTTCATTCTCACAGAAACAGGGCCACAGAAATACTTTGTAATTGATAAACCAATGAAGTGGCTTCAGGCTCAGAGCTACTGCAGAACACATCACACTGACCTGATCAGTGGAATCACACACATCAATGAGTTCAAGAACCAGCATGGCTCTTCTGACTCGTGGATCGGCCTGTTCAGAGAGATCTGGAGATGGTCAGATGGGAAGAATTTCCCTTTCAGACACTGGG ACACAGACAAAGTGATCCTGATCAAAGAGAAGAAGACTTGGGATGAGGCCCTGACTTACTGCAGAGAGAAGCACCATGACCTGGTCTCCATCACTGACCGTCACCAGCAGAGATGGGTCCAAGAGAGAGACAAGATGGCCGACACTGAGTTCGTCTGGCTGGGAATGCGCTACACCTGCACTCTGGATCTGTGGTTCTGGGTCATTGATCGTCTGGTCTGCTATCACAACTGGGCCAAACAAGAAAAGACAAGACAAGTTCATTGTGACATGGCTGCAGTCATGGAGAGAGTTGGAGAGTGGTACAAAAAGGCTGACAATGAAAAGTTTCATTTCATCTGCGCTAAGTAA